One window of the Bacteroidota bacterium genome contains the following:
- a CDS encoding T9SS type A sorting domain-containing protein codes for MHYLHGRQEIIRQIGFDAGNWGCGVPNSTIDAIIPAGRAFYPVINGSGAECKDLQIHNGASLTIATVDTLSVFGNWTNDDTFIANSGTIIIDDQCAITGAGVNTFHHFTIEPTGYVIAPSGNINVTGNWTNTGVFNSNGGTVTFTGGNLQVISCPSGEVFNNLSVQKSGNEITVGNDFTIASTLTLTSGNIRLGSSVLTLGTSTSNAVVNPATVTDASYIIADNSGYVKHFVNNAGASATKNVNLYSFPIGDGINFTPCAIHLKSATTLNSGAFITANVTDARIPGAWTVDYPKYLTRYWTIEPSATALLDGFVYESYIYYLPGPDASGGDMIGVGAIMPCKETIATGVFEDGLPAEMQDNDIPSAMGNHLHELRWDGRTSFSRFSGRGGTALPIELISFTAKATAKNTVNLKWSTATETNNDYFLIERSKDGIEFESIINVDGAGFSTKKLTYSTSDNNPLPGLSFYRLKQVDFDGQFSNSEIVSVELRDLASEFTFNVFPNPSNGTDLKFNLKAGRGEKIILVINDMSGKENYRREITIDDDREILYDLDPNVHLVAGVYFVSVTNNKNTIKEKLVIR; via the coding sequence ATGCACTATCTACATGGACGGCAGGAAATAATTCGACAGATTGGTTTTGATGCCGGTAATTGGGGTTGTGGTGTTCCGAATTCAACTATTGATGCCATCATTCCTGCAGGTCGAGCATTCTATCCGGTCATTAACGGATCAGGTGCAGAGTGTAAAGACCTGCAAATTCATAATGGGGCTTCTCTAACGATAGCAACCGTTGATACTTTGTCGGTTTTTGGTAACTGGACGAATGATGATACTTTTATTGCCAATTCAGGAACAATCATAATAGATGATCAATGTGCAATTACCGGAGCGGGAGTAAATACCTTCCATCATTTTACGATTGAGCCAACAGGATATGTAATTGCACCTTCAGGAAATATTAATGTAACAGGTAACTGGACAAATACCGGGGTATTCAATTCAAACGGTGGAACGGTTACTTTTACCGGCGGAAATCTTCAGGTGATTTCATGTCCATCAGGTGAAGTTTTCAATAATCTATCTGTTCAGAAATCCGGAAATGAAATTACCGTAGGAAATGATTTTACAATTGCTTCAACGCTTACATTGACGAGTGGAAATATCAGATTAGGAAGCAGTGTTCTTACTCTAGGAACATCTACTTCGAATGCAGTTGTAAATCCTGCAACCGTTACAGATGCCAGTTATATCATTGCCGATAATAGCGGCTATGTAAAACATTTTGTAAACAATGCAGGTGCAAGTGCTACTAAGAATGTAAACCTCTATAGTTTTCCGATTGGTGATGGAATAAATTTCACACCATGTGCAATCCATTTAAAATCTGCTACGACATTGAACTCCGGTGCATTTATAACAGCAAATGTTACAGATGCAAGAATTCCTGGGGCATGGACAGTTGATTATCCGAAGTACCTTACACGTTACTGGACAATTGAGCCAAGTGCTACGGCGTTACTGGATGGTTTTGTTTACGAGTCATATATATATTATTTACCCGGACCGGATGCTTCCGGAGGTGATATGATAGGAGTTGGGGCGATCATGCCGTGTAAAGAAACGATTGCAACCGGAGTATTTGAAGATGGTTTGCCTGCAGAAATGCAGGATAACGATATTCCATCTGCAATGGGAAATCATCTGCATGAACTCCGATGGGATGGCAGAACATCTTTCAGTAGATTTTCAGGAAGAGGAGGAACAGCATTACCGATTGAATTGATCTCTTTCACAGCAAAAGCAACAGCTAAAAATACAGTGAATCTGAAATGGTCGACAGCAACTGAAACGAACAATGATTACTTCCTCATTGAACGTTCAAAAGACGGAATTGAATTTGAATCGATCATCAATGTTGATGGTGCCGGATTCAGTACGAAGAAACTTACGTATTCGACTTCTGATAATAATCCATTACCCGGTTTATCATTCTACAGATTAAAGCAAGTTGATTTCGACGGGCAGTTCTCAAATTCAGAAATTGTTTCTGTTGAATTGCGCGATCTTGCAAGTGAATTTACATTCAATGTATTTCCAAATCCATCTAACGGAACTGATTTGAAATTTAATCTGAAAGCGGGCAGAGGTGAGAAGATCATTTTAGTGATCAATGATATGTCCGGCAAAGAAAATTATCGCAGAGAAATTACGATAGATGACGACAGAGAAATTCTATACGACCTGGATCCGAATGTTCATTTGGTCGCAGGGGTGTATTTTGTTTCGGTGACGAATAATAAAAATACAATAAAGGAGAAATTGGTTATTCGATAA